TCATCGCCGTCTCCAGGCTCGAAATGTAGATTCTGAACCACCTCACTGACACTGTGTTTTGAGTAAATCTCCCTTCGTCTAGTTTCTCCGCCCTGTATAGCAGAGCTCCCTGAAAGATTAGTCTCCcgttcttcctcctcccagatAGACGAGCACGCAAATTGTCCATCCCGATCTCGCTGAGCATCACTGACGAGATCCATGATGCccttcttcaagatggcAGATGTGGGATAAATCGCGGCTTGCTCTTCTAGTGCATCGGCACACGAGGATAACCTTGCAACGAGCTCATCTTGTGGCAAGTTGCCCATCGGATGCTGCCCCAGTCTTGAGATGATCCTCGCCGAGTGGAAAGCACACATGGCGAGGGACGGATCGCTGATCAAGTCTGCCCCGCCAACCAACTTGGGCGTCTCGAGGATCCTTGATACGGACAAGGCGTGAGACAGACATTTCTCGCGACAAGAAGTTGCGAATTCTGGCGATAGTTGGGAGATTTCGGCTATGGGGAGACCCTCTCGGAACCCGGGAATAGTAAAACGAAAGAGGTCGCAGTGCGTTTGATGCCACCAAGCGTGGAGCATTAGGAACGGAGTTCTTGATGGGGAGAAGGCTCGTAAAGAGAATGACTTGGCATCAAATCTGTAGCGCTCTGGGAGTGAGATGCTAAATCGCTGAagctcatcctcgatggATTGGACGGCGGTAAATGAGTCTTGTGAGAGTTTCCGATGATTGCTAATCTTCAGCGTGAGCCTATACGTGTCAGTGCTAAGCAAGCAAGGATAACAAAAGATGACGGTTTACCTCTGACAACGGTCACGAATGTCGAGCACGCGTAGGCAATAGCCCAGCAGACCAATGTTTGACTCGCCGGAAGCATCAGCATCGCTGGTCAAGAACCCTGTTGAAACAGGCATGTCCATCGAGAACGACTTTTCGTTACAGGGCAGCCGAATATGAAGGGTCTCTGTGGTACAAGATGTGAATTCTGTCTTGCCACTAGAATACAGCGTGTCTGTCGTGAAGATGGACCACATCAACCTCCTGTGTCTTTCTTGTTGAAGGAATGATGGCCGATCATTCTCGTGATTGAGACGGAGGATATAGGCAAGCCGAGAGGTCAGAGACATAGAGACGAGCATCTTGCTGAACTGTCGCGAGAGGTACTGGTCAAACGTGACAAGCAGCCAGGCTTCAATATCGGACACTCTTGGCTGAGAAAGCCGAGATAAGAGCTCAGACTCGGTCTCTTGGATCCATTTACGCGCAAGGGTTGCATGTTTTGCGTCGTTCGGGTGGATGAAGCGCGCGGTGAGGCCGCAGATGGCACGTAGGACCAGCGGGCTGAGATGGCCCCTGGACCAGGCTTGGAGGAGACTCGCTCGATGAAGGAACCCATAACAGGGAATTGGGTAGATGAACTCGAAAAAGGTATCTATATGTTGCTTGACGACAAGTCTGTCAATCCCTAACTCCCTTGCTAAACGTTAGCTATGTCACAAGATGGACTGAGCGGCAACTCACAGCGACAACGTTGACGCTCCCGACTGTACATCAGCTGTAGTTTGCGTCGAACCTGGCGGTGAGCTTGCCTGGCGTTGTAATTGCTGTGATGTTGAACTATGTGCATTGAAAGAGGCGGGTTGAATAGCACCTTGGGCATCGATGCTAACCACCGTCGCTGAGCTGGGATATTGGCATGCAACGCCTCGCTGAGCGCACCGCGAGCATGCTGGCGATCCTCCAGAACACTTTAACTTGCGATCTCGGCAACGTATGCACGCTCTCCAAACTCGTCGCCTTTCGAGCAGCTCGGGCAGACCATCCTTGTCGGCGGGCGAGGCGACCAAAGAGCACTCGAAACGAAGTCTCTTGCAGTTgcagcatcctcgagggTCTCCATCGCACCGGACCTGTAGCCGTTGAGATTAACCGAGCAACGAATTTGGCGGGAAAATCTTGACTCACCTTGCGGTTGCGGCACTGAGCACAAATCTCGGATGTCTTCCGGATCCGTGTTCGGGATCGGTCTCGTCTTGAGTTATCCACCATGGCAAAGGAGTTCCAGCAGCTCGGTACCAGGGCGATCAATGCAAAATTCCAAAGGAGTCAGTCGGATCAAGTTAAGGAAGTCgggcggaggaggatcaGGGTCACCTTTCAGAACCCCTCAGGTGGTCGTCTGCTCCGCCCGACATCCGAGCTGTCCCCACCCATCTCCGCTTTCCCCGGAACTAATTATCCAACTTTGTCTGTGCCCATGGGGAAGCGAGCTTTTGCGGGATGTTGAGACCGGGGAGGGGAGCAGAGGTTGCAGAGTCTCGAACGACCTACAGACTGGTGGCTGACTCCTTTCAAGACTGCTCCTCTGAAGCTTGCCATTATAAGAAGATTGACCTCGTCACGTCAGGTCCGTTGGTAAGGCCCACATAGCCAAGCAGTCAACCTTTCTGATCTCTGCTCCATCTCAGACGACACCATGTTGTCTAACAACAGGATTCTTCAACACTTCAACCGCCACCTGGCCCTCGCATTCAGTGTCATCGCAGTATCGACCTTCAACTATGGCTTCGACAACGCCGCGTACAACAACACCCAGGCCATGGACGCCTTCCAGCGGCAGTTCGGCGACTGGAACGAGGCCGCGGGCACATACAAgatctcgccatcatggctatCGCTCTTCAACAGCTTGAACTATATCGGCTTCGGTGCCGGAGTCATCATCGGCAGCTTGGTCAGTGAGCGCTGGGGACGGCGATGGTGCATGTTTGGTATGAGTGCCTGGGCGCTTGTtccagccatcatggccgttACTTCAGTTAGCAAGCATCAGATTATGGCGACGAGAATCCTCAACTGTAGGCTTTGTCTCCATGTCCCTCTGGAACTGGATCTCGCTAACGGATTCATCTCTGATGTGTAGACATCTATATCGGCATGGAGCTTGCTGTCGTCCCCGTCTATCAATCCGAGATCATGCCCAAAGAAATCCGAGGCTTCGCAGTCGGCTCGTATCAGTTCAGCTTAATGGTACAGTTATCTCGTCCCCAATCTACATTGCCACAGTGTTCTGATCTCGTTAGACGGGCACCCTTATTGTCAGTTGTGTCTGCAGAGGTACAAGTTCCTTGTCCGGAAACCTGTCCTTCCGAATTCCTtttggcctcttcttcatcatccccgTCGTCGTGATGATTTTGATCTTCTTTATCCCAGAGGTGAGCCGCTTCTCAATCTCTCTGGATGTTCTAAGCTCACTTTCACAGTCCCCGCGCTGGCTCCTGACCAAGGATAGAACCGAAGAAGCACGAGCAGCTCTCGGAAAGTTGCGCGAAGGAAAACAGACCGAAGCCGAGATCGACGAGCAGTTCGCGGCTCTCCAGTACGCTTTGGAGAAGGAACCTGAGCAGGGACGATACGTTGAACTCTTCCAGGGCAAGAACCTCAAGCGAACCGGTATTGTCGTCGCCATGAACTTCTTCCAACAAGCCACCGGCCAGGCATTTGCTTCCAGTTACGGTACTATCTTCATTCGTGATATCGGAACCATAAACCCCTTTACCATGAGCATCATCAATTCCATCGTCAATCTTACCGTTGCCTTTACCGGCCTTTATTTCGTTGATCGGCTAGGCCGCCGGTGAGTCTCAGACAAGTCCGATCCCTTGGCTTGAACTTGACTAACTGTTTGCAGTCCCCTTCTATTCACAAGCGCAGGGTGGATGTTCTCGGCGATTGTCACCATGGGCGCTCTCGGAACAGTTGCCAATCCCTCCTTCGGCATCAAGTCAGGAATCGTAGCAATGCTCACCCTGTTCGGCTCCGGATTCACGTTCGCCTTTGCACCGCTCAACTACGTCGTCACTACCGAGATCCCAGCTCTGCGCCTCCGAGATGCCTCGCAGCGAACAgcctccatcgtcaacgtcgccaCGAACTTCGTGGTCAGCTTCAGCATCCCTTATTTGCTGTACGACCAGTACGCAGGGCTCGGGTCCAAGCTCGGGTTCGTCTTTGCAGGAATTCTCGCGTTGGCCATCGTTTTTGTGTATTTTTGCGTTCCCGAGTGCAAGGGCAAGTCCCTCGAGCAGGTTGATCGGCTCTTCAACCAGAACGTGAGCCTGAGAAAGTTTGGCAAGTACAAGACAGAGGACCTTGCGACGGATTCGGCTGATGGGGCTGAGAAGGGAGTTGGTGTGGCAGTTACGAGCCATAAGAATTAGGCTACGGTAACCTTTCGTATACAGAATGTTGCATTCAGGCCCTGAAGATGATCGTTTAGACTAAGGACCAGCATTGGTAGAAGCTATTCTCATTATTCTGGGTGATGGTTTCCTTTCGTCATACAGTCCACCAGGATGTTACAAAGAAAATCCTGTCACACATGAACCAACATCCCCTCTGTTCAAGACTTCAAATCTCCGTCCCAACCTCTACTTCCTATCGACCTGCACAACGGCAGCCTTAGCCGAAGATTCCAACCCCTGgccatccttctcaaagCCGACAGCACCATCAACATTGGTATCCAGACCCATCTGCTTCATGGCGTTGGTTCCAACCGCGGCATCAGGACCGTCAAAGATCTCGGCCACCTCCTCGAGCGATCgacccttggtctcggggaagaagaaaTAGATGAGGGTCAGGTgaatggcgatggcgacgcACCAGACGATGTAGTACTTCCATGCAATGGCTTCCATGGCGACGGGGTTGGCAAAGGCATTGTAGATACCCGCCAAGTTGCCTGTCAGCTGGTACAACATGGAGGCCTTGGCACGCAGCGAGTAGGGCGTGACCTCCATGATATATGTCGCACCAATGGGAGAACAGGCATGATACCAAAGGGAGAAGACGAAAATCATGGCAAGAACTGCGCCGGCATAACCAATGTGCTTGAACCCCGTCTCCTGATTGAGCGCAGAGCAGATGGTCCAAATAACGTAGGAACAACCCATACCAGTCATGCCAACAAGGAAGAGTCTTCGTCTACCAAACTTATCGACAAGCATGGCGAAGAGAACAGCTGAAAGGAAACCCCAGATTTGAAGACCAGCGTTGAGAAGCAGCTGAGTCTTGTGGTCGGTGATGTTGATCGAATTGAGAACCTTGGCGAGGTAGTAAGAGGTGAGGGCGTTGCCAGACCACTGCAGCATGGCGGGGATGTACAGGGCGAGAAAGAAACGGTGCCAGTTTCCACGGGTCGAGATCCATTCAGCCCACCGTGACCTCTTCTGGACCTTTTCGACCTCGAGAGTAGCCGTAATCTCAGCCATTTCGAAGCGTGCAAGTCTGGAGTTGGGGTCGCCGTAACCGTGCCACTTGACCAGGATATCCATAGCCTCCTTGTAACGGCCCTTGTAGATCAGCCATCGGGGAGACTCAGGGGCAAACATTACCAGGCAAGCTTGGGCGACGGAGAAGGTGGCCTGAAGAATGCTGGGGAGACGCCATGCCCAGGATCCCTGGATCTGAAAGGTGCCGTACGTGACCCAAGCAGCAATCAAGGCaccaagaggccaagagcaCATCATGAAGGAGACAACCTGTCCACGATGCGTCGGGTATGTGACCTCAGAGAGCAGCGGCGGAGCAGCGGTAGAAACGATTCCCAGGCCAAAGCCAATGATGAAGCGCGAAGCAACAAACATGCCATAGTTGCGGCTCCAGGTCTGAATGATGGATCCGACAATGATAAGGATGGATCCTCCAAAGATGGGCTTCCTTCGACCGAGCCAATCGCAAAGCTGAGACGAGACAAGGATCGAGATGAGGACGCCACCGTTGGGGCCAAAGGTCATGGCTCCGAGACGCGTTCCCTTGGGTTCGCCAAAGAACTCTTGCCATTGAGGCAGAGACTGCATACCGTTGAGCATACCTGCATTGTTAATTAGTATGGCAGTTCCGGCCGCAGTAACAAAGAACTCGGTTCACATACTGGCATCGAAACCTGTCGCCGTCTGGGTCAAAAGACCACTGAGCAGAAGCAGGTTCAGCTTCCAGAGGGTCCAATCAGAGTACCACGGCTTGCGATCGCGTGGAATGACATCAGCAAGGACGAGGCCCTGGAAGTCATCGCCGTCGACACCAGGAAGGTGAGCTTCTTCGTTTGGAGACTTTGCCATTGTCAAAGATGTTTCCGTGTGACAATTGGTAACTGACTTGGCTTTTCGTGCCAGTTGATGAAGTGGTGATGATCCAGATCCACAAGGTGCATCAAACCGTCTTTAAATCTACGAGGTTCTGGggttgaagctggagaagcttgtATTCGGTCACCGCCTGCCGGCACATGGACCGACGCCCATTCCCCATGGGCACACGAAAGAGGAGAACCTTGTTTTGGGCCCGGACGAACTGCTGCCTGAACATCGAGGTATCATTGGTGCGCCTCCAAGGCCCGGGGGTCTCTTAGCCCGATGCCCGATGCATCCTGACTCGAGGTTGTATCCTTACCCCGGATCTACCCCAGATTCACTCCCACACCAACAGCGTGAAGCTCAGGTCATGAGCCTGTTAAACTGGTTCCTCCGGCAGCCGAGCTCGGGGAAGACGGAGCCGGCGGCAGGGCACCCCAACTTACCCCGTGAAGATCATCATGCCACCACTTGGAGATCCCCGCATGCTGTAAACCGCGGCATAACCGTCGGGCTAACCGTCGGGCATGACTTACCCCGGGCAGCCGGTTTCCACCagacaagaagaggaagaaaagaggcTCTCCTCATGCAACCCAGACTAACCAACAAAATTCCTTTCAAGCGAGATTATCATCATGGCACCTCATGCAGACCGAGCTTCTGGcgatgccgaggccgacACTGCGCCTAGAAATGGCATCAAATCTCAGATCACCGATTCTGAGCCGTCACGCTTGGAGTCGACTCTACCTCTAAGGAGCCAGTTGTCTGAGCTATACGAGGACAACATTGCGGCAAAGATTATTAAAACAGCGGTCAATGGCCTGGTCAACAATGTGCGTATCAACAGATTGATATGTCGTTTCATATACTGACCAGCATCAGAATCCCCCAGCAGCCTACCCGGAGTATGTTCTCCAGAGTGGCCCAGAAGCAGGCGAATACCACCTTAGGGAAGCCTCTTTCTGGACATGCGGCTTCTTCCCAGGCAGCATCTACTCTCTAGTAGAACGTCTCGTCAAGTACCCACAGACTGTGCCTGGTCAGCAAAAGCAACAACTCCTTCAGAAGCTTATCTCGCTCGGTGATGCGTGGGCTGAACCTATTCACGCCATGGCTCGTCGGACCGATACTCATGACATGTCTTTCATGATCCAGCCATCCATGCGCGTGCGATGGGAAGTTTTGCATGACCAGCGCGCATTGGACGCTATTCTTACGGCAGCGCGGTCGCTTTATACGCGTAATAACAAGACCGTTAACGCTATGCGATCTTGGGATGTTCTCGACCAAAAGGGCGTGGACATCTCTAGCGCAACAGAGGatttcctcgtcatcattgATTCAATGTGCAACCTGGACCTCCTCTACTACGCGGCAGCGCAAACCGGGGAGACACACTTGGCAGACGCTGCGACAGCACATGCCAAGACACTCATCCGCTCGCATCTCCGCCCAGAGAAGGATCCTCGCGGaaacaagaagctctttAGTCACTTTCACGTCATCAACTTTGATCCCCGGTCAGGAGACATTAAGGACCGTCGCACCGGGCAAGGATACGAGGCGAATTCCACGTGGGCTCGTGGCCAGGCTTGGGGTATCATGGGATATGCTCAGACATACCTTTGGACAACCGATATCGAATTCTTGGAGACTTCGATTGCCATGGCTGAGTATTTCATCATGCGCCTTGAGATGTCACCATCAGTGGTGGAGATTTCAGTCCCTGGGGAGAATCGCAAGAGAGGTCGCTATGTCCCTCTCTGGGACTTTGATGCGCCTATTCTTGATGAGAGCAACCCACTCCGAGACTCTTCAGCTGGTGTCATTGCTGCAAATGGCATGCTCATCCTTTCTCAAGCGCTGGCAGGCCTACGTCGCTTCGAGGAAAGCAAGCGATTCCAGGACatggccatcaccatcatcaaagaTACGCTCGACTTTTCGCTCTCTCAGCAAAAGACAAAAACTGTCTATGCCGATGGGGCCGTTTCAActgaagaggttgaggcAGGAAGTCGCTTTGACGCCATTCTTCGAAACGCAACGGCCAACTACAACGCCAAGGATCATAAGCGTTACTGGGATCACGGACTTGTGTATGGGGACTATTATATAATTGAGTTTGGAAACAGGTTATTGAGGATGGGATTGCTTTAGAGGTAGATTTTATGTGTTTGCAGTGTGACTTGAGAGTTGTGTTCTTTGCTTCGCGGCTGACACTCTTTTGGATTAGGGCAGGGTAGTGTGTGTACAAGGTCAATAGATGATATTTCACTTCTTCCCAGCTAAGTGCAAGATCAGACTGACAGAATGAGTACGCCTTTCTTAGATAGCTGATGGAGAAATCTAGGCTCAGGATCATGAATTGCCGACCTCATGACTAGTCTACCTATTGGCTGGATATCATCGCCTCAAGTGGCAATGGCCTCGCTACCCTATCCCGAACACGATCTTAAACTGTGCCCCATACACCATGAAACCCATACCCCATAACAACCGGCATCCGAGCTCTTccaatctcctccatcgtGGTCGCATTGATAATCACCAGAGAACTTGCTCGCTTAGTGGTatccatggccaccgtcaGGAGAACACCATCATCCTCACGCTCGCCACCAGGAGTAGGCACAAAGATTGGCTCAGACGGGAGGTGCTTGACAGATGGGGTCCAAGTCTTAACCTGCTTGGTCTGAGTgtcgatcttgatgatggagtcGCTGAAGTAGCCCTTTTGGTTAACGTGTACACCATAGGTATACCTGTAAGGACGTGCGTAGAATATTTCGTTGATTCGCGGAAGCTCAATGTTGGCCTCAGCATAGGGCAAAGTGAAGTCAACCTCGGCTATGTGTGTGATGAGGGATCCATTAGAGGCACGAGCATTATCGCCAAGGCAGGGGAGGCGATATCGAGTAAAGGTTCCAGCAATGTCGTTCTTGGATGAGCCATGCGAAGTGCCGATGTTGGCTCGCAAGTTGGGCACCTTAGCTGCACTCAAAAAGCTCGCATCCGGTTTAGTTGGAAGGTCGACGTAGATATCACCATTGTCAGCCTCGAAAGAGTTGATCTGGTGGAACGCAAAGAATGCATCTTCTGATTCATACTTGGCGACAACACCGCCGTTGACTCGATCAATGACATAGAAAAGCGATTTCCGGTCTGGGTTCCAAGGACCAATGCTCTCCATGACGGTCCTCCCGGGCTTTACCAGATCAGCCTGCCAGACAATCAAGATGAGATGGTTCTCTGTGCCGAAAAGGGAATGAAGATAGGCAGGCGGCGCGTCAGTGATGTTGGCAAGGATCTTGGCTTCACCACTTGGAGGCTGGATACCAAAGACGCGATAGGTAGGAGTCTTAAGGGACATGTCGAGGAGATAGTTGTAGATAGATCCGTCCGTTCCAAAGAATGGGTGAGCGGCCGTTCGTCCGTCGTTGCTCAACAGTGG
This region of Fusarium keratoplasticum isolate Fu6.1 chromosome 7, whole genome shotgun sequence genomic DNA includes:
- a CDS encoding MFS domain-containing protein, with the protein product MAKSPNEEAHLPGVDGDDFQGLVLADVIPRDRKPWYSDWTLWKLNLLLLSGLLTQTATGFDASMLNGMQSLPQWQEFFGEPKGTRLGAMTFGPNGGVLISILVSSQLCDWLGRRKPIFGGSILIIVGSIIQTWSRNYGMFVASRFIIGFGLGIVSTAAPPLLSEVTYPTHRGQVVSFMMCSWPLGALIAAWVTYGTFQIQGSWAWRLPSILQATFSVAQACLVMFAPESPRWLIYKGRYKEAMDILVKWHGYGDPNSRLARFEMAEITATLEVEKVQKRSRWAEWISTRGNWHRFFLALYIPAMLQWSGNALTSYYLAKVLNSINITDHKTQLLLNAGLQIWGFLSAVLFAMLVDKFGRRRLFLVGMTGMGCSYVIWTICSALNQETGFKHIGYAGAVLAMIFVFSLWYHACSPIGATYIMEVTPYSLRAKASMLYQLTGNLAGIYNAFANPVAMEAIAWKYYIVWCVAIAIHLTLIYFFFPETKGRSLEEVAEIFDGPDAAVGTNAMKQMGLDTNVDGAVGFEKDGQGLESSAKAAVVQVDRK
- a CDS encoding MFS domain-containing protein; translation: MLSNNRILQHFNRHLALAFSVIAVSTFNYGFDNAAYNNTQAMDAFQRQFGDWNEAAGTYKISPSWLSLFNSLNYIGFGAGVIIGSLVSERWGRRWCMFGMSAWALVPAIMAVTSVSKHQIMATRILNYIYIGMELAVVPVYQSEIMPKEIRGFAVGSYQFSLMTGTLIVSCVCRGTSSLSGNLSFRIPFGLFFIIPVVVMILIFFIPESPRWLLTKDRTEEARAALGKLREGKQTEAEIDEQFAALQYALEKEPEQGRYVELFQGKNLKRTGIVVAMNFFQQATGQAFASSYGTIFIRDIGTINPFTMSIINSIVNLTVAFTGLYFVDRLGRRPLLFTSAGWMFSAIVTMGALGTVANPSFGIKSGIVAMLTLFGSGFTFAFAPLNYVVTTEIPALRLRDASQRTASIVNVATNFVVSFSIPYLLYDQYAGLGSKLGFVFAGILALAIVFVYFCVPECKGKSLEQVDRLFNQNVSLRKFGKYKTEDLATDSADGAEKGVGVAVTSHKN
- a CDS encoding Fungal-trans domain-containing protein, with translation MVDNSRRDRSRTRIRKTSEICAQCRNRKSGASTLSLELGIDRLVVKQHIDTFFEFIYPIPCYGFLHRASLLQAWSRGHLSPLVLRAICGLTARFIHPNDAKHATLARKWIQETESELLSRLSQPRVSDIEAWLLVTFDQYLSRQFSKMLVSMSLTSRLAYILRLNHENDRPSFLQQERHRRLMWSIFTTDTLYSSGKTEFTSCTTETLHIRLPCNEKSFSMDMPVSTGFLTSDADASGESNIGLLGYCLRVLDIRDRCQRLTLKISNHRKLSQDSFTAVQSIEDELQRFSISLPERYRFDAKSFSLRAFSPSRTPFLMLHAWWHQTHCDLFRFTIPGFREGLPIAEISQLSPEFATSCREKCLSHALSVSRILETPKLVGGADLISDPSLAMCAFHSARIISRLGQHPMGNLPQDELVARLSSCADALEEQAAIYPTSAILKKGIMDLVSDAQRDRDGQFACSSIWEEEERETNLSGSSAIQGGETRRREIYSKHSVSEVVQNLHFEPGDGDEDSTITQEVAVTNESGSAYLENRPTLMNVQLMEAQQQTTIPELFDASIHDFDGYLGGSSGYNDEFSALGADPRHDSGQPDLFMDSFWPLMEGDWMPGQM